A region from the Candidatus Marsarchaeota archaeon genome encodes:
- a CDS encoding elongation factor EF-2: MVRKEYVVEEISKIMRDIDRIRNVAIIAHVHHGKTTLTDSLLARAGLISKAVAGDALYTNYEAIEKDRRMTIKSADISLGFNYMEKDYIINLIDTPGHVDFGGHVTRSMRAVDGVVLVVDPVEGVMPQTETVLRQALKEKAKPVLFVNKVDRLLNELRLTPEQTYERLLKLITDINKMISQYAPEEFANEWQVSVDKGSVAFGSAYKKWAISKPIMEKYKVTFKDIFAYTAAGNEAKLQEIAPIDESTLIMMIDHLPSPKVAQRYRIPQIWHGDLQSPDGQAMLNTDASANTNIVVFNMIYDPHSGEVPVGRVFSGVAKKGIELHISGLANTQKLQQVGVYMGPDKVTVEEIPAGNIAALIGLKDVSIGDTLSMGVIEPFEQITHYSKPVVTKAVEAKDTRDTTRLIEALRELSRQDPTIVTEINQQTGEHLVSGMGELHLEIIETKLRDEFKIPVITSPPIVIYRETINGKAGPIEGKTPNKHSKFYVTVEPIPDTLQNAIDEGTVREGKPKGQAAIEAMVSAGLDRAVAKNVEDISNKCILADVTHGVQYMNEVMELLIDGFEEATKDGPLARERCSGVLVKIEDATIHEDPVHRGPAQIIPAIRNAIYAAMLTAGVTLLEPKQNFTINIPQEYMSSVITFVQSKRGQVGEVTQDREQVSIVAKMPVAETLKGFSNDLRSLTQGRAIWYTEFAGYESLPSELQNRIVREIRQRKGQNPEPPTPAQFLS, from the coding sequence ATGGTAAGGAAAGAATACGTAGTGGAAGAAATATCAAAGATAATGCGCGATATAGACAGGATAAGGAATGTTGCCATAATTGCGCACGTGCACCATGGCAAGACGACACTCACCGACTCATTGCTTGCTAGGGCAGGGCTCATATCGAAGGCTGTCGCAGGCGACGCCCTTTACACCAACTATGAGGCCATAGAAAAGGACAGAAGGATGACGATAAAGTCTGCGGACATATCCCTTGGTTTCAATTACATGGAAAAGGATTACATAATAAACCTGATAGACACCCCTGGCCACGTAGATTTCGGAGGCCATGTAACAAGGTCCATGCGCGCCGTAGACGGCGTTGTACTTGTCGTGGATCCTGTGGAGGGCGTAATGCCGCAGACCGAAACTGTGCTTAGGCAGGCGCTTAAGGAGAAAGCAAAGCCAGTGCTGTTCGTGAATAAGGTGGACAGGCTCCTGAACGAGCTGAGGCTCACCCCGGAACAGACGTACGAGAGGCTCCTAAAGCTGATAACAGACATAAACAAGATGATAAGCCAATACGCGCCTGAGGAATTCGCAAACGAATGGCAGGTTAGCGTAGACAAAGGCAGCGTGGCTTTCGGCTCGGCATACAAAAAATGGGCCATATCAAAGCCCATAATGGAAAAATACAAGGTCACGTTCAAGGACATCTTCGCGTATACTGCAGCAGGCAATGAAGCCAAGCTGCAGGAAATTGCACCCATAGACGAATCAACGCTTATAATGATGATAGATCATCTTCCAAGCCCTAAGGTGGCACAGAGGTACAGGATACCCCAGATATGGCACGGCGACCTGCAGAGCCCTGACGGCCAGGCGATGCTTAATACCGATGCAAGCGCCAACACGAACATTGTCGTGTTCAACATGATATACGATCCGCACAGCGGCGAAGTGCCTGTAGGCAGGGTGTTCTCCGGCGTTGCGAAGAAAGGCATAGAATTGCATATATCAGGGCTTGCAAACACGCAAAAGCTGCAGCAGGTAGGCGTTTACATGGGTCCGGACAAGGTTACTGTGGAGGAGATACCTGCAGGCAACATAGCAGCGCTGATAGGCCTAAAGGACGTCAGCATAGGCGATACTTTAAGCATGGGCGTAATAGAGCCTTTCGAGCAAATAACGCACTATTCAAAGCCAGTAGTCACAAAGGCGGTTGAGGCCAAGGATACAAGAGACACAACAAGGCTGATAGAGGCCCTACGCGAACTTTCAAGGCAGGACCCGACAATAGTCACAGAGATAAACCAGCAGACTGGCGAGCATCTTGTTAGCGGCATGGGAGAGCTGCACCTTGAGATAATAGAGACAAAGCTGCGTGACGAGTTCAAGATCCCGGTCATAACAAGCCCGCCAATAGTCATATACCGCGAAACGATAAACGGAAAGGCAGGACCCATAGAAGGCAAAACGCCAAACAAGCATTCCAAGTTCTACGTGACCGTGGAGCCAATTCCAGACACGCTGCAAAATGCCATAGACGAGGGAACAGTCAGGGAGGGCAAGCCAAAGGGCCAGGCTGCAATAGAAGCCATGGTCAGCGCAGGCCTTGACAGGGCTGTGGCCAAGAATGTGGAAGACATATCAAACAAGTGCATACTCGCAGACGTGACCCACGGAGTGCAGTACATGAACGAAGTGATGGAGCTGCTGATAGACGGCTTTGAGGAGGCCACCAAAGACGGCCCGCTTGCAAGGGAGCGCTGCTCAGGCGTACTAGTAAAGATTGAAGACGCAACAATACACGAGGACCCGGTGCATAGGGGCCCTGCGCAGATAATACCTGCAATAAGAAATGCAATCTATGCAGCAATGCTCACTGCAGGGGTAACGCTGCTGGAGCCTAAGCAGAATTTTACGATTAACATACCGCAGGAATACATGTCTTCGGTAATAACTTTCGTGCAGAGCAAGCGCGGCCAGGTCGGCGAGGTAACCCAGGATCGCGAGCAGGTTTCCATAGTGGCAAAGATGCCGGTAGCAGAAACGCTCAAGGGCTTTTCAAACGACCTGAGGAGCCTTACGCAGGGCAGGGCCATCTGGTATACGGAGTTTGCAGGCTATGAGTCGCTGCCTTCCGAATTGCAGAACAGGATAGTAAGGGAGATAAGGCAGCGCAAGGGCCAGAATCCAGAACCGCCTACGCCAGCTCAGTTCTTATCGTAA
- a CDS encoding MBL fold metallo-hydrolase — translation MKISFFGGAHEVGRSAILLEDRRKLMLDYGAKVEDEIAYPVAMPNIDACILSHAHLDHSGAVAALYNDMSIPTIGTEPTLKLTELLLNDSLKIARKEHKRINFHKKQLNKFTKHYMSTGYSKQLHIGDFDIELFDAGHIAGSSLIRIERSNAKYNKRIVYTGDFKMAPQYMHEGAKPVKSDVLIIESTYATREHPDRQKLVKEFVEKVKEVIDNGGTALVPAFAVGRSQELLVILYKNGLADKVYMDGMAREATSIVMSNPKFIRDPSALSKAVNQCNMVEGIADRKEALEGGSIILTTAGMLNGGPVMNYITKLNKESMVFLTGYQVEGTNGRKLIDTGKIYIEESDKEIKPNFGFYDFSAHAGMNDLYKFVRESAPNIVICVHGSPENTESFAENLKGEGFEAYAPKVGDKLEIKDV, via the coding sequence ATGAAAATAAGTTTTTTTGGCGGCGCGCACGAGGTTGGGCGCTCTGCGATATTGCTAGAAGACAGAAGGAAGCTTATGCTTGATTATGGCGCCAAAGTCGAGGACGAAATAGCGTACCCTGTTGCGATGCCAAACATAGACGCTTGCATACTTAGCCACGCGCATTTGGACCACAGCGGTGCAGTCGCTGCTTTATACAATGATATGTCAATACCAACAATAGGCACGGAGCCGACGCTAAAGCTTACGGAGCTTCTGCTTAACGACTCATTGAAGATAGCAAGGAAGGAACACAAAAGGATAAACTTCCACAAAAAGCAGCTGAACAAGTTTACGAAGCATTACATGAGCACTGGCTATTCAAAGCAGCTGCACATTGGCGACTTCGACATAGAATTATTCGATGCAGGGCATATTGCAGGCAGCTCGCTTATCAGGATAGAGAGGTCAAATGCAAAATACAACAAGCGCATAGTTTATACTGGCGATTTTAAAATGGCGCCGCAATACATGCATGAAGGCGCGAAGCCGGTAAAAAGCGATGTGCTTATAATAGAGTCAACTTACGCCACAAGGGAGCATCCTGACAGACAGAAGCTTGTCAAGGAGTTTGTTGAAAAAGTAAAGGAGGTAATTGATAATGGTGGCACGGCACTGGTACCTGCGTTTGCTGTTGGAAGGAGCCAGGAGCTGCTTGTTATACTGTACAAGAACGGGCTTGCGGACAAAGTTTACATGGACGGCATGGCAAGGGAAGCGACTTCAATAGTCATGTCAAACCCGAAATTCATAAGGGATCCAAGCGCCCTTTCAAAGGCCGTGAACCAGTGCAATATGGTGGAGGGAATTGCTGACAGGAAGGAGGCGCTCGAAGGCGGATCGATAATACTTACCACAGCAGGCATGCTAAACGGCGGGCCTGTAATGAACTATATAACAAAACTCAACAAGGAATCCATGGTATTCCTAACAGGTTACCAAGTAGAAGGCACGAATGGAAGAAAACTGATTGACACGGGCAAGATTTATATAGAGGAATCAGATAAGGAGATAAAGCCGAATTTCGGATTCTATGACTTTTCAGCGCATGCAGGCATGAACGATTTGTATAAGTTCGTACGGGAAAGCGCACCGAATATAGTCATATGTGTTCACGGGAGCCCAGAGAATACCGAATCGTTTGCAGAAAACTTAAAAGGGGAGGGATTCGAGGCGTACGCGCCGAAAGTTGGCGATAAATTAGAGATAAAGGATGTGTGA
- a CDS encoding 30S ribosomal protein S7 (binds directly to 16S rRNA where it nucleates assembly of the head domain of the 30S subunit), whose translation MPEEIANQSEVPKPKEASKQQKPRRRQAQQRRKAEPESARSTEHKLFNKYDYNVEVLDLSLKNYINLTPVAYPNSYRRTSSKMFSKANINIVERLENAMMRGGTGKKIGGKVIRTKGRLQGKKLKVMHIIEKAFDSVNEQTKQNPFAVFIRALENSAPIEDTTRIRQGGTVSNIPVDISASRRLDIALRNIATASIIGAFNKKQTIAETLANELILASNNDINSYAIKRKNEIERMARSAK comes from the coding sequence ATGCCAGAAGAGATAGCAAACCAAAGCGAAGTGCCAAAGCCAAAAGAAGCATCAAAGCAGCAGAAGCCAAGGCGCAGGCAGGCGCAGCAAAGGAGGAAGGCAGAACCAGAATCTGCCAGAAGCACGGAACACAAGCTGTTCAACAAGTATGACTACAACGTTGAGGTGCTGGATCTTAGCCTGAAGAATTACATAAACCTAACGCCTGTGGCATACCCAAATTCGTACAGGCGCACGAGCTCCAAGATGTTCTCAAAGGCCAACATAAACATAGTGGAGAGACTGGAGAACGCTATGATGCGTGGCGGCACAGGCAAGAAGATCGGCGGCAAAGTAATAAGGACAAAAGGCAGGCTGCAAGGCAAAAAACTGAAAGTAATGCATATAATAGAAAAGGCTTTTGATTCTGTCAACGAGCAGACCAAGCAGAATCCATTCGCTGTGTTTATAAGGGCGCTGGAAAACAGCGCTCCGATAGAGGATACGACCAGGATAAGGCAGGGCGGCACAGTTTCAAACATACCTGTAGATATAAGCGCAAGCCGCAGGCTTGACATAGCGCTTAGGAACATAGCCACCGCTTCAATAATAGGTGCGTTCAACAAGAAGCAGACCATAGCGGAAACCCTGGCCAACGAGCTGATTCTGGCTTCCAACAACGACATAAACAGCTACGCGATAAAGAGGAAGAACGAAATAGAGCGCATGGCAAGGAGCGCCAAATAA
- the ftsZ gene encoding cell division protein FtsZ: MTDFASVDDEEILRFIEGAKPKIYVVGTGGSGSNTITRLTALGIDGATLLAMNTDAPHLIKTRADRKLLLGKKVTKGLGAGSDIKVGEEAALESKEEIKHLLGDANLVFVTCGLGGGTGTGSISTIAHEAKENGALTVAIVTLPFSSEGKVRMHNALEGLAKLKKVCDTVIIIHNDKLLSVAPDLPLNMAFRVSDEVLASATKGIVEMVTKPGMVNIDFADLRMVLKDSGYAVIGSGEGMATTAQSNRAIVALENAIKSPMLDADLGTSKKALINIIGGESLTLREAETIFQEVASRISGEALIKWGARIDPDMQKDALRIMLVLSGVEFPEYSETSIKKNLKTLETVNLDELF; encoded by the coding sequence ATGACCGACTTTGCAAGCGTCGATGACGAGGAGATACTTAGGTTTATAGAGGGAGCCAAGCCTAAGATTTATGTTGTTGGTACTGGGGGCAGCGGCAGCAATACAATAACCAGGCTGACTGCGCTCGGAATCGACGGAGCAACGCTGCTTGCGATGAATACAGACGCACCGCACCTTATAAAGACCAGGGCGGATAGAAAGCTGCTATTGGGAAAGAAGGTGACAAAAGGCCTTGGCGCAGGCAGCGACATAAAAGTCGGCGAAGAAGCCGCACTAGAGAGCAAGGAGGAGATAAAGCATCTGCTCGGCGACGCAAACTTGGTCTTTGTAACATGCGGCCTTGGCGGCGGCACAGGCACTGGGTCCATAAGCACAATTGCGCATGAGGCCAAGGAAAATGGAGCGCTTACCGTAGCTATCGTAACGCTGCCGTTTTCCAGCGAGGGAAAGGTTAGAATGCATAATGCTTTGGAAGGCTTGGCAAAATTAAAGAAAGTGTGCGACACAGTCATAATCATACACAACGATAAGCTGCTCTCAGTTGCGCCTGACCTGCCATTAAACATGGCATTTAGGGTATCTGACGAAGTTCTGGCAAGCGCTACAAAGGGCATAGTCGAGATGGTTACAAAACCTGGGATGGTAAATATCGATTTTGCAGACCTGCGGATGGTGCTCAAGGATTCTGGCTATGCAGTCATAGGCTCTGGCGAAGGCATGGCGACTACTGCTCAGAGCAACAGGGCGATTGTTGCGCTTGAAAACGCAATTAAAAGTCCGATGCTTGACGCGGACCTTGGGACCTCTAAGAAGGCATTGATAAACATAATCGGCGGAGAAAGCCTAACTCTTAGGGAAGCCGAGACCATATTCCAGGAGGTTGCAAGCAGGATAAGCGGAGAAGCGCTCATAAAATGGGGGGCTAGGATAGACCCGGACATGCAGAAGGACGCGCTGCGCATAATGCTTGTGCTCAGCGGGGTAGAGTTTCCGGAGTATTCAGAGACAAGCATAAAGAAGAATCTGAAAACCCTTGAAACAGTAAACCTCGATGAATTATTCTAA
- a CDS encoding 50S ribosomal protein L30e — protein sequence MADLSSEIRLAIDSGVTALGTNSTLKSIRDNKAKLIIVASTSKGDAIQDVAHISKVAGIPLIAFKGNPTELGAVCGKPFSISMLSVIDQGNSHILEMQKIEE from the coding sequence ATGGCAGATTTATCAAGCGAAATAAGACTCGCAATCGACAGCGGCGTGACAGCCCTAGGCACGAACAGCACGCTCAAGTCAATAAGGGACAACAAGGCCAAGCTGATAATCGTTGCTTCAACGAGCAAGGGAGACGCGATACAGGACGTAGCGCACATTTCAAAGGTCGCTGGAATCCCGCTAATAGCGTTTAAAGGAAACCCTACAGAGCTAGGGGCAGTATGCGGAAAGCCGTTTTCGATATCGATGCTCTCGGTGATCGACCAGGGCAATTCGCACATACTGGAGATGCAGAAAATAGAAGAATAA
- the rps28e gene encoding 30S ribosomal protein S28e (the function of S28E in the ribosome is unknown but the structure shows a variants OB-fold that is found in nucleic acid-binding proteins), which yields MEQENTPQFAGFLAEVVEVNSKVKTGMYGEVYSIMCKILEGKDKGRIIRRNEIGPVKVNDVIRLPDTSREAREIRVK from the coding sequence ATGGAGCAGGAGAATACGCCGCAATTTGCAGGATTCTTGGCAGAAGTAGTCGAAGTCAATTCAAAGGTAAAGACCGGAATGTACGGCGAAGTATACTCAATAATGTGCAAGATATTGGAAGGCAAGGACAAAGGCAGGATCATAAGGAGGAATGAAATCGGGCCAGTAAAAGTAAATGACGTGATAAGGCTTCCTGATACAAGCAGGGAAGCGAGGGAAATACGCGTCAAGTAA
- a CDS encoding deoxyhypusine synthase, giving the protein MKGNSKEAKKLTAIPVHDIKLKPGMKVSELFKEMERIGGFSAQHMIQGTSILEKMFADKNSFNFLSFPADIVSTGLRGVLASATKYFNAIITTGGTVDHDLARAFGGKYSLGTFNADDAYLHSLKVYRLGNVFIENDEYGLKVEQTFNKIMDDIYSSKDYKKEYSASELLYEFGKRIKDEGSILRQAYLHDVKIFNPGILDGAFGTQLTIYSQDHDFKLNLIRDELELSNIAFDHKVTGALMIGGGISKHHVIWWNQFKGGLDYAVYITTASQFDGSLSGARLTEAVSWGKIKEKAKYVTIDGDATIILPFMLAALGVK; this is encoded by the coding sequence ATGAAGGGAAATAGCAAAGAGGCAAAAAAGTTAACCGCAATACCTGTGCATGATATAAAGCTCAAGCCAGGGATGAAAGTGTCAGAACTTTTCAAGGAAATGGAGAGAATCGGCGGCTTCTCGGCGCAGCACATGATTCAAGGCACATCTATACTGGAAAAAATGTTTGCAGACAAAAATTCGTTCAACTTCCTGTCCTTCCCTGCCGACATAGTTTCTACCGGCCTTCGTGGCGTGCTGGCAAGCGCTACAAAATATTTCAATGCCATAATAACTACTGGCGGAACGGTGGACCATGATTTGGCAAGGGCTTTCGGAGGCAAATACTCACTGGGCACATTCAACGCAGACGATGCGTATCTGCACTCATTAAAGGTATACAGGCTTGGCAATGTCTTCATAGAAAACGACGAATACGGGCTTAAGGTCGAGCAGACCTTCAACAAGATAATGGATGATATCTATTCCTCAAAGGATTACAAAAAGGAGTATAGCGCAAGCGAACTGCTTTATGAGTTCGGAAAGAGGATCAAAGACGAGGGTTCGATACTAAGGCAGGCATACCTTCATGACGTAAAAATATTCAACCCTGGCATCTTGGACGGTGCGTTCGGAACACAGCTTACGATATACTCGCAGGATCATGACTTCAAGCTTAACCTGATACGCGACGAGCTTGAGCTGAGCAACATAGCCTTTGACCACAAGGTTACAGGCGCTCTTATGATAGGCGGCGGAATAAGCAAGCACCACGTCATATGGTGGAACCAGTTCAAAGGAGGCTTGGACTATGCAGTGTATATAACTACTGCATCACAATTCGACGGCAGCCTCTCAGGCGCAAGGCTTACAGAAGCGGTTTCATGGGGCAAAATAAAGGAGAAGGCAAAATACGTGACAATAGATGGAGATGCTACTATAATATTGCCATTCATGCTTGCCGCCCTGGGCGTTAAATAA
- a CDS encoding acetate--CoA ligase family protein, whose protein sequence is MSLVMDYMEAHELLKKFGIKALEAKYVSSADEAVKFSLGKPIVMKLISDKAIHKSKSGLVKLGLNSKEDIAKAFTELKAKGAELRPYKILVQRQVSGGTEIIIGGNTDDQFGKLILLGLGGIYVEVFKDVSVRVCPISRYDAESMLEGLKAKSIIAGDEKSKNMVIGLLLKVSEMLVKNESISELDLNPIILHDGTYDAVDLRIIKK, encoded by the coding sequence ATGAGCTTGGTAATGGATTATATGGAAGCGCATGAATTACTCAAGAAATTCGGGATAAAGGCACTTGAAGCAAAATACGTAAGCAGCGCTGACGAAGCGGTCAAGTTCTCTCTTGGAAAGCCGATAGTGATGAAGCTTATTTCTGACAAGGCAATACACAAGTCAAAGAGCGGCCTTGTGAAACTAGGCCTTAACTCCAAGGAGGATATTGCAAAAGCTTTCACAGAGCTGAAGGCAAAGGGCGCGGAGCTCAGGCCATACAAAATACTTGTGCAGAGGCAGGTAAGCGGCGGAACAGAAATAATAATAGGCGGAAATACTGATGACCAATTTGGGAAACTGATACTTCTGGGCCTCGGCGGAATATATGTGGAGGTTTTCAAAGACGTTTCAGTGAGGGTATGCCCAATAAGCAGATACGATGCCGAATCAATGCTTGAAGGGCTGAAAGCCAAGAGCATAATAGCAGGAGACGAGAAATCTAAAAATATGGTCATAGGCCTGCTATTGAAGGTTTCGGAAATGCTGGTAAAAAATGAATCCATATCCGAGCTTGATTTAAATCCGATAATACTGCATGACGGCACATACGACGCGGTTGACCTAAGAATAATAAAAAAGTAA
- a CDS encoding 30S ribosomal protein S12, whose product MKVFILPNGEFAARKLVKQRKHQRMLKKWLKRKKLKLKQKYDPMGTVPRAKGLVLQKFAVEQKQPHSGQIKCIRLQLIKNGRVVPAFVPGDGAINYIDEHDEVTIEGLGGSQRGQMGCIPGMKYKVVEINGANLVQIIKGKKEKPKR is encoded by the coding sequence ATGAAGGTGTTTATTTTGCCAAATGGAGAATTCGCAGCAAGAAAACTGGTAAAGCAAAGGAAGCATCAGAGGATGCTGAAAAAATGGCTAAAGAGGAAAAAGCTCAAGCTCAAGCAGAAGTATGACCCAATGGGCACGGTGCCAAGGGCAAAGGGCCTTGTGCTCCAGAAGTTTGCTGTCGAGCAAAAGCAGCCGCATTCGGGGCAGATAAAATGCATAAGGCTCCAGCTCATAAAAAACGGAAGGGTGGTGCCAGCATTCGTGCCAGGTGACGGCGCAATAAACTACATAGACGAGCACGACGAGGTAACAATAGAAGGCCTTGGCGGTTCACAGAGAGGCCAGATGGGCTGCATACCAGGCATGAAGTACAAGGTTGTTGAAATCAATGGCGCGAACCTCGTGCAGATAATAAAAGGCAAGAAGGAGAAGCCAAAGAGATGA
- a CDS encoding winged helix-turn-helix domain-containing protein: MPDEINFMDLMAVRRIKPDTIVEKFGSLINSSFFDASNILGTLKLKGLVDFTTYVPGQNAITVTDLGKKLIEEADQKNAMPFDELDLAILKQLSTGKRSFADLGTAVNIRPKDLAMHLYKLENHQYITAEFRNGIIDIAMTEAGFMQANKGVVEQKQPVVNASQPAIQQPPPPPMQLAQAPATQQQTTTASPSAAHPGITNAGMQQPQQKQNAAEDKEIKEMQSQLSSANVKKSNKAMYLVAIIVIIVVIILVLAAKGVI; encoded by the coding sequence ATGCCAGACGAAATTAACTTCATGGACCTCATGGCTGTAAGACGCATAAAGCCCGACACAATCGTAGAAAAGTTTGGCAGCCTGATAAATTCTTCGTTTTTTGATGCCTCCAACATCTTGGGCACTTTGAAGCTTAAAGGTCTTGTAGATTTTACCACATACGTGCCAGGCCAAAACGCGATAACCGTAACAGATTTAGGCAAAAAGCTTATTGAAGAGGCCGACCAAAAAAATGCGATGCCGTTCGATGAGCTGGACCTTGCAATATTAAAGCAGCTTTCCACCGGTAAAAGAAGCTTTGCCGATTTAGGTACTGCAGTAAATATAAGGCCGAAGGACCTTGCAATGCATTTATACAAGCTGGAGAATCACCAGTACATTACTGCCGAGTTCAGGAACGGTATCATAGACATAGCAATGACCGAAGCAGGGTTCATGCAGGCAAACAAAGGCGTAGTCGAGCAAAAGCAACCAGTTGTAAATGCATCACAGCCTGCAATTCAGCAGCCGCCGCCGCCGCCGATGCAGCTTGCGCAGGCTCCAGCAACGCAGCAGCAGACCACAACTGCTTCGCCCAGCGCCGCACATCCTGGAATAACAAATGCCGGCATGCAGCAGCCTCAGCAGAAGCAAAATGCTGCAGAAGACAAAGAGATAAAAGAAATGCAAAGCCAGCTTTCTTCCGCAAACGTCAAAAAATCCAACAAGGCAATGTACCTTGTTGCAATAATAGTGATAATCGTAGTTATAATACTGGTGCTCGCAGCCAAAGGCGTGATATGA
- a CDS encoding acetate--CoA ligase family protein, with product MAKYYDLNKMMNPKSVAIIGASQNTNKIGHIIMQNYISMGYGGKIYPVNVNAEDTILGHKAFKSVLDIKDSVDLAVIAIPAKFVPQSLEECGKAKVKSVIIVSSGFAETGNADLQDAIVSIAKKYSLPVLGPNCLGVMDMYSRVDTMFLPSFKIDRPSIGGVSFASQSGAVGSTVLDLISHENFGLSKFISYGNAAVIDEADILNYLAHDPTTKVIIFYIEGVKRGKEFIKVAKEATKLKPVIIIKGGTTPAGSQAAHSHTASLAGSHQAYEAVFEQFGFIKAQSLDEMLYFAKIFVTQPLMTKNRIGVITNGGGVGVLAADSLYANGLQLAPLSDQSKSILRKVMPPIVNMTMPMDMAGDADDQRYAAAIDTLSNDPSIDALMVIALFQTPGADSRVAATIIKYGTQNKKPLVVVSPGGNYAEAHNNMMESSGVPVYPSPEDAAKALAALIKYSEYRSRWVHSDAKDKNNKKDQQHNK from the coding sequence ATGGCGAAATATTACGATTTGAATAAAATGATGAATCCAAAGAGCGTAGCAATAATCGGCGCATCTCAGAATACAAACAAGATCGGCCATATAATAATGCAGAACTACATAAGCATGGGCTACGGCGGGAAGATATACCCTGTGAATGTAAACGCCGAAGATACAATACTAGGGCACAAGGCTTTCAAAAGCGTACTCGACATAAAAGACAGCGTAGACCTTGCAGTAATAGCGATACCTGCCAAATTTGTCCCGCAATCGCTAGAAGAGTGCGGAAAGGCAAAAGTGAAAAGCGTGATAATAGTAAGCAGCGGCTTTGCAGAAACGGGCAATGCCGACCTCCAGGACGCGATAGTGAGCATAGCAAAAAAATACTCATTGCCGGTCCTGGGCCCGAACTGCCTTGGCGTAATGGACATGTATTCGAGAGTAGATACTATGTTCCTGCCGTCATTCAAGATAGATAGGCCAAGCATAGGGGGCGTCAGCTTCGCATCGCAAAGCGGTGCCGTAGGCAGCACAGTGCTTGACCTGATATCCCATGAAAATTTCGGGCTTTCAAAATTCATATCCTACGGCAATGCGGCCGTGATAGACGAGGCAGACATACTGAATTATCTGGCGCATGACCCGACCACAAAGGTCATAATATTTTATATAGAAGGCGTTAAAAGGGGCAAGGAGTTCATAAAAGTGGCCAAGGAGGCAACAAAGCTCAAGCCAGTGATAATAATCAAGGGAGGCACAACGCCTGCAGGCTCTCAGGCAGCGCATTCCCATACGGCATCGCTGGCAGGCAGCCATCAAGCATACGAGGCGGTCTTTGAGCAGTTTGGCTTCATAAAAGCGCAGAGCCTTGACGAAATGCTATATTTTGCAAAGATATTCGTGACGCAACCTCTCATGACGAAAAACCGCATAGGTGTCATAACAAACGGCGGCGGTGTCGGGGTGCTTGCTGCGGATTCTTTGTATGCCAACGGGCTCCAGCTTGCGCCGTTGTCAGACCAATCGAAGTCCATACTTAGGAAAGTTATGCCGCCAATAGTAAACATGACCATGCCAATGGACATGGCCGGCGATGCCGACGACCAGAGATACGCTGCCGCAATAGACACGCTATCCAACGACCCGAGCATAGACGCATTAATGGTCATAGCACTGTTTCAAACCCCTGGGGCGGACTCAAGGGTGGCAGCCACGATAATAAAATACGGGACGCAAAACAAGAAACCTCTAGTTGTAGTGAGCCCCGGAGGCAATTATGCCGAAGCGCACAACAACATGATGGAAAGCTCTGGCGTGCCAGTATACCCGTCTCCTGAAGACGCTGCGAAGGCCTTGGCTGCGCTTATAAAATATTCTGAGTATAGATCCAGATGGGTGCATAGTGATGCCAAAGATAAAAATAACAAAAAAGATCAACAACATAATAAGTAG
- a CDS encoding 50S ribosomal protein L24e, with product MKCSYCSKEIPKGRGTMYVFRTGKINYYCSSRCYKYDIVLHRKISKKELQ from the coding sequence ATGAAGTGTTCCTATTGCTCAAAAGAGATACCTAAGGGAAGGGGCACGATGTACGTATTCAGGACAGGCAAGATTAATTATTACTGCAGCAGCCGATGCTATAAATATGACATAGTGCTGCATAGAAAGATAAGCAAGAAGGAACTGCAGTAA